Genomic window (Thomasclavelia spiroformis DSM 1552):
TGAAATAATTAACGGAATAATTTGGCTTATTAATAAACATAAGATTGATTGTAATAAAATCAACGATAAATTACTAAGTACTAGTGATGATTTAAAATAAGATACTGCTATTATATATCCCATGACACAGCCAACAATTGTAGCCAAAATAACAAATCTATTTTCGTAATAATATAATTTATAAAATGTTTTTTCTGTAATCCCATTTATTCTCAAATTAGTAATCTCTTTTATTCTACTTTTATTTTCCATTATTTGAATGATATAGACAATTACAATAATCCCTATAATTGTTACAATACGCAATAAGTTAATCAACTGTTCAATATTTTGTAAATTATCTAATTGTTCTTTATATTTAGTTCCATTAGACAAAACAGTTACTTCAGGTAACCAATTAGTAATTTTAGTCATCGTATTTTCAATATTATCTACGTTATCACATCTAACTACCAGTGAAGCACTATTAGTGATATTTTGTTGTAAAAGTAATTTATCAATGAGTTTATCTGGTAAAAAAATCACTTCATTATCAATATTTTCACTTATTAAATAATCTTTAACTATATAATCATCTATTATCGTTTTAAATTCATATATTTGATTTTCAACTGATAACATCATTGATAATGACATTTTTTTTGTTGTTTTATTTGCTAAAGATGATGGAATGGCTATTTTATCTAAATCTTTTTTAGGAATAACAGTTATGTTTTTTGCATCTTTACCAAAACTCAATGCACCTTCTAATTGCCAATAATAATCGACATCAATAACATGTTCTATTTCCTTCAACATATTTATTTGCTCTATACTAAAAACATTAGCTTTACCATCATATAACACATTTAGTAAATTTTCATCTGAGTTTACAACAATTATTTCATCACTAGCATACTGATCATATAATTGCTTGATTTCATTTATATACATTGTTAAAATAGCCGGTCCGATGCATATTACAATAATCATGATCGTATAAATTAATTTCATTAACAATTTTGTTATTTTATAATTATTCTTATTATAAATTTTATAAAAATCATTACTGATCTTAGTATCATTTTTCAACATAGATACATTTTCTTTAATTAGTGATTGTGTTTTTAAAACAAGACGACAATTTTCAATTTCATATAAAACATCACAATTATTTTTCACATATCTATCATGACTAGCAATAACAATCATCTTATGATAATTTTTTGCAATAATTTGAAGATACGCCATCAGTTTTATTGTATTATCTTTATCCAATGAAGAAGTAGGTTCATCTAAAATAATTAATTTTGCATCTTTTATAAGAGCTAAAACCAAAGCAAAACGTTGTCTTTGACCTCTGGATAATTCATCAATTTTTTGATCCAATAAACCATCAAGATTCATTTTATGCATATATTCATCAACTTTAGCCCAATCATCTTTCTTATTTATAAGTGCAAACATACATTTAATATTATCTCGAAGAGTTAAATTCTCGCTGATAAGTTCTAAATCTTGTAAAATATAACCAATCTGATTTTTTCTAATCATTGCAATCTTTTCATCACTTAAATTATCAATTCGCTGATCATCCCAATGATAAATAGTATTAGAGTAATTAGATAACAGTGAAATTACATATAATAATGTTGTTTTCCCACAGCCACTTTTTCCACTGATTACATAAATATAACCTTCGTTAATATTTAATTGTTCATTTTTAAGCAGCACTTTATCTTGAATCTGTAAATGAATATTTTTTATCTCAATCATTCTATTTACCTCTTAACCATTTAATAGTATCTATTCGATTATAAAATACTTTCATCCCTAAATGGCTAACTATAAGAACCAACCCTAAAATACAAGTAAAGAAGATAAAATGTTGCCATGAAAATACTGCATAACCTGTAAAAGTATTATAAAAATCCGGAAAACTTGAACGTACCAATAAAATATTTTCTTTAGTTTTCAAAGCAATAATCAAGGGAATCGATCCAATTATATATACAATCATTGCTGTACATAAAATAATTAATCCTTGATATAACCCATGAATGATAAAAATTTTATTTTTCTTTTTTTCACTATATCCAATCAACTTTAACATCATATATGTTGATTTATATTTTTTTAGATAAAATATTTCTATAATAATTACACCTATCACTATTATTAATATACATACAATA
Coding sequences:
- a CDS encoding ABC transporter ATP-binding protein — its product is MIEIKNIHLQIQDKVLLKNEQLNINEGYIYVISGKSGCGKTTLLYVISLLSNYSNTIYHWDDQRIDNLSDEKIAMIRKNQIGYILQDLELISENLTLRDNIKCMFALINKKDDWAKVDEYMHKMNLDGLLDQKIDELSRGQRQRFALVLALIKDAKLIILDEPTSSLDKDNTIKLMAYLQIIAKNYHKMIVIASHDRYVKNNCDVLYEIENCRLVLKTQSLIKENVSMLKNDTKISNDFYKIYNKNNYKITKLLMKLIYTIMIIVICIGPAILTMYINEIKQLYDQYASDEIIVVNSDENLLNVLYDGKANVFSIEQINMLKEIEHVIDVDYYWQLEGALSFGKDAKNITVIPKKDLDKIAIPSSLANKTTKKMSLSMMLSVENQIYEFKTIIDDYIVKDYLISENIDNEVIFLPDKLIDKLLLQQNITNSASLVVRCDNVDNIENTMTKITNWLPEVTVLSNGTKYKEQLDNLQNIEQLINLLRIVTIIGIIVIVYIIQIMENKSRIKEITNLRINGITEKTFYKLYYYENRFVILATIVGCVMGYIIAVSYFKSSLVLSNLSLILLQSILCLLISQIIPLIISSKQIFTKDIAKILRDN